A section of the Methanosarcina mazei S-6 genome encodes:
- the fpoK gene encoding F420H2 dehydrogenase subunit FpoK — protein MTAIPLTFYLGLAALLFSIGLYGVMTHKSGIRLIMCIELMLNSANLNLVAFSSYTDTLHGQVFAMFSIALAAAEAAVGFAIFMAIYRMHDKINLDELNILRW, from the coding sequence ATGACTGCCATTCCATTAACATTTTACCTGGGACTTGCAGCCCTGCTCTTTTCAATAGGGCTCTACGGTGTCATGACGCATAAAAGCGGTATCAGGCTGATCATGTGCATAGAGCTCATGCTGAACTCCGCAAACCTGAACCTTGTAGCGTTTTCAAGCTATACGGACACTTTGCACGGCCAGGTCTTTGCCATGTTCTCGATCGCCCTTGCAGCCGCTGAAGCTGCAGTAGGGTTTGCGATATTCATGGCGATCTATAGAATGCACGATAAAATCAACCTTGATGAACTTAATATTCTGAGGTGGTAA
- the fpoN gene encoding F(420)H(2) dehydrogenase subunit N, whose translation MQEIMYLAPELVLVATGLVILLTGVFLSPQSKNILGYLATLGTLAAIFLTVKSFGLLTMEGFSVQYTIFSETLSIDALSQFFKLVFLAVALIVSIASIKYTENSDHTEEFYTLVLFATFGMMIVASANDLILLFCAFELASLATFALAGFEKQNARSLEGAMKYFVIGSVSAALMLFGLSFVYGATGTTSIPLIAQNPGLLTGNPIGIVAIVLLTAGFGFKMALVPFHMWAPDTYQGSPSVVSALLAAGSKKMGFVAAFRVFIIALAALQPDWQFMFTLLAVVTMTFGNVVAVAQTSVKRMLAYSSLAQAGYIAMAFAVMTPVALAGGIMYTLAHAFMKAGAFIAAGAVVWMISSEKTGNLDIPDHLDSFRGLGKRMPLAALCMTVFVFALAGIPPTAGFMAKFVLFSSTIQAGMTWLAVIAILNSALSLFYYARLVKYMYFMPPEGKTEKVSIPFPYAAALLVAVAGVMVMGLWPEPFVELAMKAAMVLVPF comes from the coding sequence ATGCAGGAAATAATGTACCTCGCACCTGAACTTGTCCTGGTTGCAACTGGACTGGTCATACTTCTGACCGGAGTTTTCCTGTCCCCCCAGTCCAAGAATATACTGGGCTACCTGGCAACCCTGGGAACCCTTGCAGCCATCTTTCTGACGGTTAAAAGCTTCGGGCTTCTGACAATGGAGGGTTTCAGCGTTCAGTATACAATATTCTCAGAAACCCTGAGTATCGACGCCCTTTCCCAGTTCTTCAAACTGGTCTTCCTGGCAGTTGCCCTGATAGTCTCGATTGCCTCGATAAAGTATACAGAAAACAGCGACCACACAGAAGAGTTCTACACCCTGGTGCTCTTTGCGACCTTCGGGATGATGATTGTAGCCTCTGCAAACGACCTGATCCTGCTCTTCTGTGCCTTTGAGCTGGCGAGTCTTGCGACCTTCGCCCTTGCAGGCTTTGAGAAACAGAATGCAAGGTCCCTTGAAGGAGCCATGAAGTACTTTGTAATAGGCTCGGTCTCTGCAGCACTCATGCTCTTCGGGCTTTCCTTTGTTTACGGGGCAACCGGCACAACAAGCATTCCCCTGATCGCTCAAAACCCGGGTCTTCTCACAGGAAATCCCATAGGCATTGTAGCAATTGTGCTCCTGACTGCGGGTTTCGGCTTCAAGATGGCTCTTGTCCCCTTCCACATGTGGGCTCCGGACACATACCAGGGATCGCCTTCAGTTGTTTCCGCCCTGCTCGCAGCCGGGTCAAAGAAAATGGGGTTTGTCGCAGCCTTCAGGGTGTTCATCATAGCCCTTGCAGCCCTTCAGCCTGACTGGCAGTTTATGTTTACCCTTCTGGCAGTGGTGACCATGACCTTCGGAAATGTGGTCGCAGTTGCCCAGACCAGCGTTAAACGCATGCTTGCCTACTCCTCCCTTGCACAGGCAGGATACATTGCAATGGCTTTTGCCGTAATGACACCTGTCGCTCTTGCAGGCGGAATCATGTACACCCTTGCCCATGCCTTTATGAAAGCAGGAGCATTTATCGCAGCTGGAGCAGTTGTCTGGATGATAAGTTCGGAAAAGACAGGAAACCTCGATATCCCTGACCACCTGGACAGCTTCAGGGGCCTTGGAAAGAGAATGCCTCTTGCAGCCCTCTGCATGACGGTTTTCGTCTTTGCACTCGCAGGAATCCCCCCGACTGCAGGTTTCATGGCAAAGTTCGTGCTCTTCTCTTCAACCATTCAGGCGGGCATGACCTGGCTTGCAGTGATCGCCATCCTGAACAGTGCCCTTTCACTGTTCTACTATGCACGGCTTGTGAAATACATGTACTTCATGCCCCCTGAGGGTAAAACGGAAAAGGTCAGTATCCCGTTCCCATATGCAGCAGCCCTTCTGGTTGCAGTTGCAGGCGTGATGGTAATGGGTCTCTGGCCCGAACCCTTTGTGGAGCTGGCTATGAAAGCAGCAATGGTACTGGTGCCATTCTAA
- the fpoL gene encoding F420H2 dehydrogenase subunit FpoL: protein MVKTALEEFAFLIPLLPALAFAITFFFGRKMPSGGAIVPILAIAASFVISFAITLGLLANPEEVISQSYSWFAVLNIGILIDPLAAVMLSMVSFVSLLIHIYAVSYMSHDAGKARYFAETALFTAAMLSLVLSDNILQLFVSWELVGLCSYLLIGFWFEKPSAAAAAKKAFLTTRIGDVMFLTGIIVLTSDLLKVSGGFQDGVYLLRFDEIFSYIPELAALQINILGFEISHLTIITLLFFGGAVGKSGQFPLHVWLPDAMEGPTTVSALIHAATMVTAGVYLVARTFPMFIAAPDSLMVVAYFGGFTALFAGTMGIVMNDLKRVLAFSTISQLGYMMLGLGLGTAIGLEAVGISLFHLINHAFFKALLFLCAGSVIHAVGTQDMRELGGVGKVMPITAATMTIAALALAGFGIPGTSIGTSGFMSKDPIIEAAYLFGEHSSNWIPYVFSILAALLTSIYIFRLIFMTFTGKPRSNYHGHESPAIMTIPLSILAIFALAFGALTRTGFMEFLEETFTNSFVNLDIGALAGIGENELVAAAGHEPLAVLWPPVIVALAGFAIAFVIYYLRAFSLGPLASMKNPIYRLLYNRYYQHQIYTEFFSIGIVYGIIAFLTQVVDVIIDSVVEGIGIVTVFVGEELRKIQTGVVQTYATALIAGVSLLIILVKLIMEVL, encoded by the coding sequence GTGGTAAAAACGGCTCTGGAAGAATTTGCATTTTTAATCCCCCTGCTTCCGGCACTGGCTTTTGCGATCACCTTCTTCTTTGGCAGAAAAATGCCATCTGGAGGGGCAATCGTTCCCATCCTTGCCATCGCCGCCTCCTTTGTAATCTCTTTTGCGATTACCCTCGGGCTGCTGGCAAATCCCGAAGAGGTTATAAGCCAGTCCTATTCCTGGTTTGCAGTACTTAACATAGGAATATTAATCGACCCCCTGGCTGCAGTCATGCTGTCAATGGTCTCCTTTGTGAGCCTGTTAATCCATATCTATGCAGTAAGTTACATGTCCCATGATGCAGGAAAAGCAAGGTACTTTGCAGAAACCGCACTTTTCACAGCGGCAATGCTTTCCCTGGTCCTTTCGGACAACATCCTGCAGCTCTTTGTTTCCTGGGAACTTGTCGGCCTCTGTTCCTACCTGCTTATAGGGTTCTGGTTCGAAAAACCGTCAGCAGCAGCAGCAGCCAAGAAAGCGTTCCTGACAACCAGGATCGGAGACGTTATGTTCCTTACAGGAATCATCGTGCTCACTTCCGACCTCCTTAAGGTTTCAGGCGGGTTCCAGGACGGAGTTTACCTTCTTCGCTTCGATGAAATCTTCAGTTACATCCCCGAGCTTGCAGCTCTTCAGATAAACATCCTGGGCTTTGAAATAAGCCACCTTACTATTATCACCCTGCTCTTCTTCGGAGGAGCCGTAGGAAAGTCCGGTCAGTTCCCACTCCATGTGTGGCTGCCCGATGCAATGGAAGGTCCGACAACGGTCTCAGCCCTTATCCATGCAGCAACAATGGTTACTGCTGGTGTTTACCTGGTAGCGCGGACTTTCCCGATGTTCATTGCAGCCCCCGATTCCCTTATGGTAGTTGCTTACTTCGGAGGCTTTACAGCCCTCTTTGCAGGCACAATGGGCATTGTGATGAACGACCTCAAGCGTGTGCTCGCGTTCTCAACCATCAGCCAGCTAGGATATATGATGCTGGGCCTAGGTCTGGGCACTGCAATAGGGCTTGAAGCTGTCGGAATATCACTTTTCCACCTGATTAACCACGCTTTCTTCAAAGCGCTTCTCTTCCTCTGTGCAGGCAGTGTGATCCATGCAGTCGGCACCCAGGACATGAGGGAGCTAGGAGGCGTAGGAAAGGTAATGCCCATAACTGCTGCAACAATGACCATAGCAGCCCTTGCCCTTGCAGGCTTCGGTATTCCGGGAACCTCAATAGGGACAAGCGGTTTCATGTCAAAGGACCCTATTATTGAAGCTGCATACCTTTTCGGAGAACACAGCAGCAACTGGATCCCCTATGTATTCTCAATTCTTGCAGCTCTCCTGACGTCCATCTACATTTTCAGGCTGATCTTCATGACCTTTACAGGCAAGCCGAGAAGCAACTATCACGGGCATGAGTCCCCTGCTATAATGACCATTCCCCTGTCAATTCTGGCAATTTTTGCCCTCGCTTTTGGTGCGCTGACAAGAACCGGCTTTATGGAATTCCTTGAAGAAACCTTTACCAACAGCTTTGTAAACCTGGATATAGGAGCCCTTGCCGGCATAGGCGAAAATGAACTTGTGGCGGCAGCAGGTCACGAGCCTCTCGCAGTCCTCTGGCCTCCGGTGATAGTCGCACTTGCAGGCTTTGCAATTGCTTTTGTGATATATTACCTGAGAGCATTCAGCCTTGGACCTCTGGCTTCCATGAAGAACCCGATTTACAGGCTTCTCTACAACCGCTACTACCAGCACCAGATCTACACCGAATTCTTCTCAATCGGAATTGTCTACGGGATCATTGCTTTCCTGACACAGGTAGTTGATGTGATCATTGACAGCGTTGTGGAAGGAATCGGAATTGTCACGGTTTTTGTGGGTGAAGAGCTCCGGAAGATCCAGACAGGGGTTGTCCAGACCTATGCAACCGCATTAATCGCTGGTGTGAGCCTGCTGATAATACTTGTTAAACTGATAATGGAGGTACTCTGA
- the fpoD gene encoding F420H2 dehydrogenase subunit FpoD has product MEEMLESNEMIVHLGPQHPMQPGPFRLNLKLKGETIMDAEVEMGYIHKGIEKILENRTYLQGITIVDRICYLVALTNEECYVGCVEKLLDIEPPERAQYIRVILEELSRLQSHLLGLGEYGEFIGFVSMFMYTIKEREDILTLIDMVTGARVTHSYLRFGGVRDDLPEGFKEKTIPVLNKLKKVIRDYEEMFYSDTIYRERTIGIGVLTADEAKSLGVSGPVLRATGVPFDIRKNEPYLVYRDLDFKVCTETAGDCFARVQVRLNEMRESIYIIEQCLDMIPNGPIFPEGTPYGKRTPVMRVPAGEVFYRVEDPRGEMGMYMISDGSDRPYRVKVRGPYYPTLQALPPLIIGTTVADMVSISGSMDGCTSEVDR; this is encoded by the coding sequence ATGGAAGAAATGCTTGAATCAAATGAAATGATCGTACACCTGGGCCCTCAGCATCCCATGCAGCCCGGACCATTCAGGTTGAACCTGAAATTAAAAGGGGAAACAATCATGGATGCTGAAGTGGAAATGGGCTATATCCACAAAGGCATTGAAAAAATCCTGGAGAACAGGACCTACCTTCAGGGCATCACCATAGTTGACAGGATCTGTTACCTTGTAGCTCTTACAAATGAAGAATGCTATGTTGGATGCGTTGAAAAGCTTCTTGATATCGAACCCCCTGAGAGAGCTCAGTATATTAGAGTTATTCTGGAAGAGCTTTCAAGACTCCAGAGCCATCTGCTTGGCCTGGGAGAATATGGGGAGTTCATCGGCTTCGTTTCCATGTTCATGTACACTATCAAGGAAAGGGAAGACATTCTTACTCTTATCGACATGGTCACAGGGGCAAGGGTTACCCACAGCTACCTGAGGTTCGGTGGGGTTCGTGACGACCTCCCGGAAGGATTTAAAGAAAAAACCATCCCGGTACTGAACAAGCTCAAGAAAGTCATCCGTGATTATGAGGAAATGTTCTACTCAGATACAATTTACAGGGAGAGAACTATCGGAATAGGTGTCCTGACAGCAGACGAAGCAAAAAGCCTTGGGGTTTCCGGGCCTGTCCTGAGGGCAACCGGAGTTCCTTTCGATATCCGGAAGAATGAACCCTACCTTGTGTACAGGGACCTGGACTTTAAAGTCTGCACTGAAACTGCAGGGGATTGTTTTGCAAGGGTTCAGGTCAGGCTTAACGAGATGCGTGAAAGCATTTACATCATAGAACAGTGCCTTGACATGATCCCGAACGGGCCTATCTTTCCGGAAGGAACCCCTTACGGCAAAAGGACTCCAGTAATGAGAGTTCCGGCAGGCGAGGTATTCTACAGGGTCGAAGACCCGAGAGGAGAAATGGGAATGTATATGATTTCCGACGGCTCGGACAGGCCTTACAGGGTAAAAGTCAGAGGACCCTATTACCCGACTCTGCAGGCTCTCCCCCCTCTTATCATAGGCACAACGGTTGCAGACATGGTATCAATTTCGGGGAGCATGGACGGCTGTACCAGTGAAGTGGACAGGTGA
- the fpoH gene encoding F420H2 dehydrogenase subunit FpoH, with the protein MAIEIPEFIVPFVPWIRGTVGLVLVGAIFLGGMAAVWIERKLSADIQLRYGPSRVGKFGLLQLVADAIKLFTKEDVRPGNADRFLYDNAPVFMLTSLFLMLVAIPVGAVFIDGNLYPLAVTEMDISILFIEAVSAINIFGIFMAAYGSNNKYSLLGAFRNFARMIGYEVPLGIAIVSVAVMTGSLNIIDITSAQGSFVWNIFLQPIGFVVFFIALMADLGRLPFDQNESEEELVAGWVTEYTGMRFGLVFFAEYMHMILGSFLVALLFLGGWNVPAFVANNAVLGLIAPTGILLLKTVLVLMTIIGMRWAVPRFRIDQVVDMSWKKLLPLSLLNLAWAVGLGLYLGA; encoded by the coding sequence ATGGCTATAGAAATTCCAGAATTCATAGTTCCCTTTGTCCCCTGGATCCGCGGTACTGTAGGCCTGGTTCTCGTAGGAGCCATCTTCCTTGGCGGAATGGCTGCAGTCTGGATTGAGAGAAAACTCTCAGCTGACATCCAGTTAAGGTACGGGCCTTCAAGGGTGGGAAAGTTCGGGCTCTTACAGCTTGTAGCAGATGCCATCAAACTCTTTACAAAAGAAGATGTCAGACCTGGAAATGCCGACCGTTTTCTTTACGACAATGCCCCGGTTTTCATGCTGACTTCCCTTTTTCTGATGCTTGTAGCGATTCCGGTTGGAGCGGTTTTTATTGATGGAAACTTATACCCTCTGGCCGTAACCGAGATGGATATAAGCATACTCTTCATAGAAGCGGTGTCCGCAATCAATATTTTTGGAATATTTATGGCTGCGTACGGATCAAACAATAAATATTCCCTGCTTGGTGCTTTCAGGAATTTTGCCCGCATGATAGGGTATGAAGTGCCACTTGGTATCGCTATTGTCAGCGTTGCCGTAATGACAGGCTCCCTAAATATCATTGATATTACCAGCGCTCAGGGAAGTTTTGTCTGGAACATTTTCCTGCAGCCTATCGGATTTGTTGTTTTCTTTATCGCACTTATGGCTGACCTTGGAAGGCTCCCTTTTGACCAGAACGAATCCGAAGAAGAACTGGTAGCAGGCTGGGTAACGGAATACACAGGAATGCGTTTTGGGCTCGTCTTCTTTGCCGAGTATATGCACATGATCCTTGGATCATTCCTTGTAGCACTCCTTTTCCTTGGAGGCTGGAACGTACCGGCATTTGTTGCAAATAATGCAGTGCTCGGACTTATTGCCCCTACAGGAATTTTGCTTCTTAAGACCGTGCTTGTGCTGATGACTATTATAGGAATGAGGTGGGCTGTCCCGAGGTTCAGGATTGACCAGGTAGTGGATATGAGCTGGAAGAAACTCCTGCCCCTGTCCCTGTTGAACCTTGCCTGGGCAGTCGGCCTTGGACTTTATCTGGGGGCTTAA
- the fpoM gene encoding F(420)H(2) dehydrogenase subunit M, with the protein MLPVASLLILVPLIFAVVTFFTKTKQLAAGFGFLGSLATLGLTLYAYLNFDSSTAAMQFYESVSWIPFLGVNYSVGIDGVSMPLILLNAIVIPFMILFTWKEEMESPNRFYGLILTMQAAVIGVFVALDFVVFYIFWELTLVPLFFIVNLWGGANRAHASYKFFIYTHVASLVMLLGIFGLFYTALNQTGVPTFDIRELIAQFQFFEPGLMKDGIFLAILFGFLAKLPAFPFHSWLPDAYSEAPTAGSILFILLKIGGYGLFRISLPMLPNTGSPQLMIMILGLLGSVSILYGALLALRQKDLKRMIAYSSLSHMGYVILGSAGLVTLSVSGAMFQQFSHGLIMSIMFMSAGAIQTAAGTRIINELGGLAKKMPMLTVAMMVGFMASLGLPGLTGFIAEFLVLTFTFTNLPVFVVIALLAIVVTAGYHLWAMQRAMFGVYNEKLGDVRDINSIQVFSMAVIALLVLYFGLNPSPVLDMMINNSEAIVSLAAGMGV; encoded by the coding sequence ATGCTGCCGGTCGCATCGTTGTTGATTCTGGTGCCGCTGATTTTCGCAGTCGTGACCTTTTTCACAAAAACAAAACAACTGGCTGCAGGGTTTGGCTTTCTCGGGTCTCTAGCAACTCTCGGGCTTACCCTTTATGCCTATCTGAACTTTGACAGCAGTACTGCTGCAATGCAGTTCTATGAATCCGTAAGCTGGATACCCTTCCTCGGGGTCAACTATTCAGTCGGGATAGACGGCGTTTCCATGCCTCTTATCCTCCTGAATGCAATAGTCATCCCGTTTATGATCCTCTTCACCTGGAAGGAGGAAATGGAATCCCCCAACAGGTTTTACGGGCTGATCCTTACAATGCAGGCTGCGGTTATAGGAGTCTTCGTAGCCCTTGACTTCGTAGTCTTCTATATCTTCTGGGAGCTTACCCTTGTCCCGCTCTTCTTCATAGTAAATTTATGGGGTGGAGCAAACAGGGCTCATGCTTCCTACAAGTTCTTTATATACACACACGTAGCCTCGCTTGTGATGCTGCTCGGGATTTTCGGGCTCTTCTATACAGCCCTGAACCAGACAGGCGTTCCTACATTTGACATAAGGGAGCTGATCGCACAGTTCCAGTTCTTCGAACCCGGACTGATGAAAGACGGAATATTCCTTGCAATCCTCTTCGGGTTCCTGGCAAAACTTCCAGCCTTTCCCTTCCATTCCTGGCTCCCGGATGCATATTCCGAAGCCCCCACGGCAGGTAGCATACTCTTTATCCTGCTAAAAATCGGAGGTTACGGGCTTTTCAGGATCTCACTCCCCATGCTCCCGAATACTGGCAGTCCTCAACTGATGATCATGATTCTGGGCCTGCTCGGTTCTGTAAGCATCCTCTATGGGGCTCTTCTTGCTCTGCGGCAGAAAGACCTCAAGCGCATGATCGCGTACTCAAGCCTGAGCCACATGGGCTACGTAATCCTGGGTTCGGCCGGCCTTGTTACCCTTTCGGTTTCAGGCGCCATGTTCCAGCAGTTTTCCCACGGGCTTATTATGAGCATTATGTTCATGTCTGCAGGAGCAATCCAGACTGCTGCAGGAACAAGAATCATTAACGAGCTTGGCGGGCTTGCAAAGAAAATGCCCATGCTTACCGTAGCAATGATGGTCGGCTTTATGGCATCCCTCGGCCTTCCCGGGCTTACAGGTTTTATTGCCGAGTTCCTGGTGCTGACTTTCACCTTCACAAACCTTCCAGTCTTTGTGGTAATCGCCCTGCTGGCTATAGTGGTTACTGCAGGCTATCACCTCTGGGCAATGCAGAGGGCAATGTTCGGAGTGTACAATGAAAAACTCGGGGACGTCAGGGATATTAATTCCATCCAGGTCTTTTCAATGGCCGTAATCGCACTTCTTGTGCTTTACTTCGGCCTGAACCCGAGCCCGGTGCTTGATATGATGATTAATAATTCGGAAGCAATAGTCAGCCTTGCGGCTGGCATGGGGGTGTGA
- a CDS encoding NADH-quinone oxidoreductase subunit J gives MIDPGTVGTALETAVFGLLALVTVFFAIFVVIAKDVVRAGLALIMCMFGVAGLYILLNAQFLGVIQVLVYIGAIGVLILFAVMLTKREIGGGPRAN, from the coding sequence ATGATCGACCCTGGAACGGTTGGAACAGCACTGGAAACGGCGGTCTTCGGACTCCTTGCACTTGTCACGGTCTTCTTTGCAATCTTTGTGGTCATTGCAAAAGACGTCGTAAGAGCCGGGCTTGCCCTGATTATGTGCATGTTCGGAGTTGCAGGGCTTTATATTCTCTTAAACGCCCAGTTCCTTGGAGTTATCCAGGTTCTGGTCTATATAGGAGCAATCGGAGTTCTTATCCTCTTTGCAGTCATGCTGACAAAGCGCGAAATCGGAGGTGGGCCCCGTGCAAATTAA
- the fpoJ gene encoding F420H2 dehydrogenase subunit FpoJ, with product MQINRPLAFLVCLLFVAVVVTGAFGTSWNTVSELPENPADPSNIEGIGMLIFTHFVAPFEVLSIVLLASLIGAIYMAKGEGNR from the coding sequence GTGCAAATTAACCGGCCTCTGGCTTTTTTGGTGTGCCTGCTCTTTGTGGCGGTTGTAGTGACAGGAGCTTTCGGAACGTCCTGGAATACGGTGTCAGAGCTTCCCGAAAACCCTGCTGACCCGAGTAATATAGAAGGCATAGGCATGCTTATCTTTACCCATTTTGTTGCACCTTTCGAGGTCCTGTCAATTGTCCTGCTCGCATCCCTTATAGGCGCAATCTATATGGCAAAAGGGGAGGGCAACAGATGA
- the fpoI gene encoding F420H2 dehydrogenase subunit FpoI, which yields MVLKNIKYALKNIPKERVTRLCPEVESPLSERFRGLQTLDKSKCIGCGICANTCPNSAIKIVKAPIAPGSEKKRWFPQIDIGHCLFCGLCIDQCPKGALSSGKEYCKGMVKWAHKDLLMTPEKLAREVDIQEGDER from the coding sequence ATGGTTCTCAAAAACATCAAATATGCGCTTAAAAACATCCCTAAAGAACGCGTGACCAGGCTGTGCCCGGAGGTGGAAAGTCCGCTCTCCGAAAGGTTTAGAGGCCTCCAGACCCTTGACAAAAGCAAATGTATAGGCTGCGGGATCTGTGCCAATACCTGCCCTAACAGCGCGATCAAGATCGTAAAAGCCCCGATTGCCCCTGGCAGTGAAAAGAAGAGGTGGTTCCCTCAAATAGACATAGGGCACTGCCTCTTCTGCGGGCTCTGTATAGACCAGTGCCCCAAAGGTGCCCTTTCCAGCGGGAAAGAGTACTGCAAAGGCATGGTGAAATGGGCTCATAAAGACCTGCTTATGACCCCTGAAAAACTTGCGAGGGAAGTAGACATTCAGGAAGGTGACGAGAGATGA